From one Paenibacillus terrae HPL-003 genomic stretch:
- the map gene encoding type I methionyl aminopeptidase codes for MEEIAIRTPEEIGYMREAGRILADCHRALESRILPGMTTLEIDAWVEQFLSKRGATPEQKGYKGFPYATCASVNEVVCHGFPSERVLHDGDIVTIDIVVNKDGWLADRGWTYAVGNVSRPVARLLRQTHKALVRGIEVARPGRTLGDIGHAVEKAAGWRRYGIVKPLIGHGIGRQMHEPPDVLHYGRAGTGLPLREGMVITIEPVFTLGTEGAVLWEDDGWTITSADGSWGAQYEHTIAITKNGPYILTA; via the coding sequence ATGGAGGAGATAGCCATACGGACACCAGAGGAAATCGGCTATATGAGGGAGGCCGGACGTATTTTGGCCGATTGCCATCGTGCGTTGGAGAGTCGTATTCTTCCGGGAATGACGACGCTGGAAATTGATGCGTGGGTAGAGCAATTTTTGAGCAAGCGCGGAGCTACGCCTGAACAAAAAGGCTATAAGGGTTTTCCTTATGCCACCTGCGCCTCGGTCAACGAGGTGGTATGCCACGGATTTCCCTCGGAGCGGGTGCTTCATGACGGGGATATTGTGACCATCGACATCGTCGTCAATAAGGACGGCTGGCTGGCCGACCGAGGCTGGACCTATGCAGTAGGTAACGTCAGTCGCCCGGTAGCGAGGCTGCTAAGGCAAACGCATAAGGCACTGGTGCGCGGAATTGAAGTCGCTCGTCCAGGCAGGACGCTGGGGGACATTGGGCACGCAGTGGAAAAAGCCGCGGGATGGCGGCGGTACGGCATCGTGAAGCCCTTGATCGGGCACGGTATTGGTCGTCAGATGCACGAGCCACCAGATGTTTTGCACTATGGTCGTGCCGGAACGGGGTTACCGCTGCGCGAAGGGATGGTGATTACCATTGAGCCGGTATTTACCCTCGGAACGGAGGGGGCTGTATTGTGGGAGGATGATGGCTGGACCATCACCTCGGCGGACGGCAGTTGGGGCGCACAATATGAGCATACGATTGCGATCACGAAGAACGGCCCGTACATTTTGACCGCATAA
- a CDS encoding GNAT family N-acetyltransferase: protein MIIREATISDTAGIAEVHVDCWRTTYKNIIPAEVLERLSYEQRTELWKSNISSEDDHQVYVVETEKGEIIGFVSGGPEKSGEYPPYEGEVTAIYVLKEYHSLGLGKQLFMRLLQHLSSMNIHSAIVWVLAENPARYFYEQLGAKLVVEQHLIKMGDKNLNMVAYGLENK, encoded by the coding sequence ATGATTATCAGAGAAGCGACGATATCAGATACGGCAGGTATCGCTGAGGTACATGTGGATTGCTGGAGAACCACCTACAAAAATATCATACCCGCTGAGGTCCTGGAACGACTTTCCTATGAGCAAAGAACAGAGCTGTGGAAATCAAATATATCCAGTGAAGACGATCATCAGGTATATGTGGTTGAAACTGAGAAGGGGGAAATCATCGGATTTGTGAGTGGAGGGCCGGAAAAGTCAGGTGAATATCCCCCGTATGAGGGAGAGGTCACTGCTATTTATGTGTTAAAAGAATACCATAGTTTAGGATTGGGAAAGCAATTATTCATGCGTCTTCTTCAACATTTAAGCAGTATGAACATTCACTCTGCCATAGTCTGGGTGTTAGCAGAAAATCCAGCTCGCTATTTTTATGAACAACTGGGAGCCAAGCTTGTAGTAGAGCAGCATCTTATAAAAATGGGCGACAAAAACCTGAACATGGTGGCTTATGGATTGGAAAATAAATAG
- a CDS encoding DUF438 domain-containing protein, giving the protein MSELINNREHTAQELTERQQTLKEIIKELHAGKSVDEVKARFAVAVGGVSVAEISAMEHALMTEEGIPVSEVQRLCSVHTSIFKGSIEDIHRPSGPEEQPGHPVHTFKLENREIEQLVNFKLSLHADQFQKDDSPKIIYKLLEDLSLLLDLDKHYSRKENLVFPYLERYGIFGPTKVMWGVDDSIRAAIKEAKSLLTEYNGDREQIGKALAHIMSEVNEMIFKEENILLPMALSKLTEDEWLKIARESEEIGFCLTAPEREWIPERAEEPAEALEQTEGTSGTPQGFVRFETGIVSVQQLELLLNHLPVDLTFIDENDIVRYFSHGKERIFARTKAVIGRTVQNCHPPQSMHVVEKLLEDFKAGRKDAEDFWIPIKDKFVYIRYFAIRDAEDRYLGTLEFTQNIAPIRALEGQKRILSE; this is encoded by the coding sequence ATGAGCGAGCTGATCAATAACCGCGAACACACAGCACAGGAATTAACGGAACGCCAACAAACGCTAAAGGAAATTATAAAAGAATTGCATGCCGGAAAAAGCGTGGATGAAGTCAAAGCGCGCTTCGCAGTGGCAGTTGGCGGGGTGAGTGTGGCAGAAATTTCGGCCATGGAGCATGCCCTAATGACCGAGGAGGGGATCCCCGTGTCGGAGGTGCAGCGTCTCTGTTCCGTCCACACGTCGATATTCAAGGGCTCGATTGAGGATATTCACCGTCCTTCCGGACCGGAGGAACAGCCGGGACATCCCGTTCATACCTTCAAGCTGGAAAATCGGGAGATCGAACAATTGGTCAACTTCAAGTTGTCATTGCACGCGGACCAATTTCAAAAGGACGACAGTCCCAAAATTATCTACAAGTTACTGGAAGATTTAAGTCTGCTGCTCGATCTCGACAAGCACTATAGCCGCAAAGAAAATCTGGTCTTTCCTTATCTAGAACGCTATGGAATTTTTGGCCCAACCAAAGTCATGTGGGGTGTGGACGACAGCATTCGTGCCGCGATTAAGGAGGCAAAGAGTCTGCTCACCGAATATAACGGAGATCGTGAACAGATTGGGAAGGCGCTTGCCCATATCATGAGCGAAGTGAATGAAATGATATTCAAGGAAGAGAATATTTTGCTGCCGATGGCACTCAGTAAGCTGACAGAGGATGAGTGGCTGAAAATAGCCCGGGAAAGCGAGGAAATCGGGTTCTGCCTGACCGCTCCCGAACGTGAATGGATACCTGAACGGGCAGAGGAACCTGCAGAAGCCCTTGAGCAAACAGAAGGCACATCTGGAACACCGCAAGGCTTCGTGAGATTCGAGACGGGGATTGTATCCGTCCAACAATTGGAACTGCTGTTGAATCATCTACCCGTTGACCTGACTTTTATCGATGAAAATGATATTGTTCGCTATTTCTCTCACGGCAAAGAACGGATCTTTGCCCGCACAAAAGCCGTCATTGGTCGTACCGTACAAAATTGCCACCCGCCGCAAAGCATGCATGTCGTTGAGAAGCTGCTGGAGGATTTTAAGGCCGGCCGCAAGGATGCTGAAGATTTTTGGATTCCAATCAAGGACAAATTTGTCTACATCCGTTATTTTGCCATCCGTGATGCAGAAGACCGCTATCTGGGGACGCTGGAATTCACGCAAAACATCGCACCTATTCGTGCCTTGGAAGGGCAGAAACGGATTTTATCTGAATAA
- a CDS encoding DUF1858 domain-containing protein, whose product MDKILQWDEPIFNLVNRYPEVKDIMVELGFHDIAKPGMLQTAGRFMTLSKGIALKKVDMETVQRTFLQHGFTIQK is encoded by the coding sequence ATGGATAAGATACTGCAGTGGGATGAGCCGATATTTAACCTTGTTAACCGTTACCCCGAAGTGAAGGACATTATGGTAGAACTGGGTTTTCACGATATCGCCAAGCCTGGCATGTTACAAACCGCCGGTCGTTTTATGACACTGTCCAAAGGTATTGCATTGAAAAAAGTAGATATGGAAACCGTGCAGCGGACATTTTTGCAACATGGTTTTACTATTCAGAAATAA
- a CDS encoding GntR family transcriptional regulator gives MNIPVQIDENSAEPLYAQIEKQLRSLIVTGQIAAGTLLPSIREFAGTLRCSVITVRRVYQDLENEGLLRTRQGTGTFVALVEDDMRSGYRLKAVTEALETAIDTGIAVQMTEQELLELFAEMVKRRYEVQVKE, from the coding sequence GTGAATATTCCAGTGCAAATTGATGAGAATAGCGCGGAACCGCTGTATGCGCAGATTGAAAAGCAGCTTCGTTCACTCATTGTAACCGGACAGATTGCAGCGGGAACGCTGCTTCCCTCCATTCGTGAGTTTGCGGGAACGCTCCGTTGCAGCGTCATCACCGTCCGGCGGGTCTATCAGGATTTGGAGAACGAGGGCTTGCTTCGTACCCGGCAGGGAACGGGCACCTTTGTCGCTCTGGTCGAGGATGATATGCGCTCAGGTTACCGCCTTAAAGCGGTGACCGAGGCGTTGGAAACGGCGATTGACACAGGCATTGCTGTGCAGATGACAGAACAGGAATTGTTGGAGCTTTTCGCAGAAATGGTGAAGAGAAGGTATGAAGTCCAGGTGAAGGAGTGA
- a CDS encoding ABC transporter ATP-binding protein, which yields MNNHVEVPTQIQRKVPIIEMSQVYKTRGNRNIGPINLTVEPGYVVALAGHNGSGKSTLIHLLTQLVHPDSGEIRWFGQAYPDGMPADTRQWVGYIPEQPVREEDRLTAEAAAAFRALWYPGWDETRFQRLMDRFQVPAHTKLSRMSKGQRRKFELAAALAPHPRVLLLDEPSSGLDPFAWKIMLEELRDCMKNGKTTIIIATHIMDEIKRLADYIVLMHDGRLLGKLEKDHLLENGKEMWFEGTPEEASELPGVVETESDGNLQRIVTLAAGETSAILEQAGIRPIRVRRLELDDILVHWSAGQIPGGTASLGENKGAGDS from the coding sequence GTGAACAATCATGTGGAAGTTCCTACGCAAATACAGAGGAAAGTACCAATTATTGAGATGAGCCAGGTCTATAAAACCCGGGGTAACCGGAATATTGGGCCGATTAATCTAACTGTTGAACCAGGATATGTGGTCGCTCTGGCTGGACATAACGGATCAGGGAAAAGCACATTGATTCATTTGCTGACTCAGCTTGTTCATCCGGATTCCGGTGAGATTCGTTGGTTCGGTCAAGCATACCCCGACGGTATGCCGGCAGATACACGACAATGGGTTGGGTATATACCGGAGCAGCCGGTTCGCGAGGAGGATCGATTAACGGCAGAAGCAGCAGCGGCTTTTCGAGCCTTGTGGTATCCCGGCTGGGATGAAACACGTTTTCAGCGTCTAATGGACCGTTTTCAGGTTCCAGCACATACGAAATTATCGCGTATGTCCAAGGGACAGCGCCGGAAATTCGAACTGGCTGCTGCCTTGGCGCCGCACCCACGTGTGTTGCTGCTGGATGAGCCTTCATCCGGTTTAGACCCTTTTGCCTGGAAAATCATGCTGGAGGAACTGCGGGATTGTATGAAGAACGGCAAAACGACGATCATTATTGCTACCCATATCATGGACGAGATCAAGCGTTTGGCGGATTATATTGTCCTGATGCATGATGGCAGGCTGCTCGGCAAGCTGGAAAAAGACCATTTGCTCGAAAATGGCAAGGAAATGTGGTTTGAAGGTACACCAGAGGAGGCATCGGAGCTTCCGGGAGTTGTAGAGACGGAGAGTGATGGGAATTTACAGCGAATTGTAACGTTGGCAGCCGGAGAGACCAGCGCCATATTGGAACAAGCGGGTATTCGCCCCATCCGTGTGCGGCGTTTGGAACTGGATGATATTTTAGTACATTGGTCTGCGGGACAAATCCCGGGAGGTACAGCGAGTTTAGGGGAGAACAAGGGGGCTGGAGATTCATGA
- a CDS encoding ABC transporter ATP-binding protein, which translates to MSMLQLEQVVKQYGNHTAVNGISLNVNGGEIYGLLGGNGAGKTTTMRMVLGLIYPDGGSIQYEGKPYSKELQRTMGYLPEERGLYPKVKVSEQINYLGRLRGMSAKEADKSLRYWLERFGVPEYYNKRIEELSKGNQQKMGFIAAVVHRPTLLILDEAFSGLDPVNVELLKDTVKELRDEGAAILFSTHRMEHVEELCRHITILHRSNTVVQGSVREIKGRYPREKVRLITTGEVNGLEQLPGVCRVERMDRGWMLHIEQPDAAKLILQTALEQTDVEHFEIKEPTLNEIFIREVGDSHE; encoded by the coding sequence ATGAGTATGCTGCAATTGGAGCAGGTTGTGAAGCAATATGGAAACCATACAGCAGTCAACGGAATTTCGCTGAATGTGAACGGTGGGGAGATTTACGGATTGCTGGGTGGTAATGGGGCCGGCAAAACGACAACGATGCGCATGGTACTCGGTCTGATTTATCCTGACGGGGGAAGCATTCAATATGAGGGCAAGCCGTATAGCAAGGAGCTTCAGCGGACGATGGGTTATTTGCCAGAAGAACGAGGGTTGTATCCCAAGGTAAAGGTGAGCGAGCAAATTAACTATTTAGGCAGGCTGCGTGGAATGTCGGCCAAGGAGGCGGACAAAAGTCTGCGTTATTGGCTGGAGCGCTTCGGCGTGCCTGAATATTACAATAAGCGGATTGAAGAATTATCCAAGGGGAATCAGCAGAAAATGGGCTTTATTGCAGCCGTTGTGCATCGCCCGACGTTGCTCATTTTGGATGAGGCATTCAGCGGGCTGGATCCTGTGAACGTCGAGCTGCTTAAGGATACGGTGAAGGAGTTGCGGGACGAAGGGGCTGCAATTTTATTCTCGACTCACCGTATGGAGCATGTGGAGGAGCTGTGCCGCCATATTACGATTTTGCATCGTTCGAATACAGTTGTGCAGGGTAGTGTGCGAGAGATTAAAGGCCGCTACCCGCGTGAAAAAGTTCGTCTTATCACGACTGGCGAAGTGAACGGACTGGAACAACTGCCCGGTGTGTGCCGTGTAGAGCGAATGGACCGGGGCTGGATGCTGCATATTGAACAGCCGGATGCGGCCAAGTTGATTTTACAAACGGCGTTGGAGCAAACAGATGTAGAGCATTTTGAAATTAAAGAGCCTACTCTGAACGAAATTTTCATACGAGAGGTGGGTGATTCTCATGAATAG
- a CDS encoding ABC transporter permease: MNRLGTVIGFTFRQKARTKSFVITTLVLALLITIGMNLPYLISLFKGEGMGGGAGGSGKSAAEHQRLGLITGSRTEIADQLEEFTKAQSNPAATWVRYDNAQAPAMQQALKDGELQGYVELAQPTAKGEAFPKVEYVSVEKVPSTAVITLLQTGLQEAKVKAMIGGNALTREQVREISTPVTVDSRELNSPSEAGRAAGTEDKKASLINYGLVYVLMILFFTSSMMTGNMIASEVTSEKSSRIMEILITSVSPLTQMFGKIIGIFLVGLMQIAVFAAVVCANLMLPHNSVILSSAGLDLSQLNTAVLSYGLVFYILGYFLYAVLFAAVGSIVSRTEELGQAVMPITVLSLAAFYIGIFNIAAPDTMFVKVAGYIPFFSPTVMLLRIGLERASLLEIWLSLAILVASILFFGWLAAKIYRTGVLMYGKRPTFKELRKAMRAYKI; this comes from the coding sequence ATGAATAGGCTGGGTACGGTTATCGGTTTTACGTTTCGCCAGAAGGCGAGAACCAAATCTTTTGTTATTACGACACTGGTGCTGGCATTGCTCATTACTATTGGTATGAATTTGCCGTATCTGATTTCTTTGTTTAAAGGAGAAGGGATGGGTGGCGGCGCAGGGGGTTCCGGTAAATCTGCTGCTGAGCATCAGCGTCTGGGACTGATCACCGGAAGCCGGACCGAGATCGCGGATCAGTTGGAGGAATTTACGAAGGCTCAGTCCAACCCTGCAGCTACCTGGGTGCGTTATGACAACGCACAAGCTCCAGCAATGCAGCAAGCCTTGAAAGACGGGGAGCTGCAAGGCTATGTGGAGCTCGCGCAGCCTACCGCAAAGGGAGAAGCTTTTCCCAAGGTAGAGTACGTATCGGTTGAAAAAGTGCCGTCCACGGCTGTAATCACACTGTTGCAAACCGGACTTCAGGAGGCAAAGGTCAAGGCCATGATTGGCGGAAATGCATTGACCCGTGAACAAGTCCGTGAAATAAGCACACCTGTAACCGTGGACAGCCGAGAATTGAACAGTCCGTCTGAGGCAGGTCGTGCTGCCGGAACAGAGGATAAAAAAGCTTCCCTGATTAACTATGGCTTGGTCTATGTACTCATGATTTTGTTCTTCACCTCGTCGATGATGACGGGCAATATGATTGCATCAGAGGTGACTTCGGAAAAAAGCTCGCGTATCATGGAAATCCTCATCACGAGTGTATCTCCGTTGACCCAGATGTTTGGGAAAATTATTGGTATCTTCCTGGTGGGCTTGATGCAAATTGCTGTTTTTGCCGCTGTGGTGTGCGCCAACCTCATGCTGCCGCATAACAGCGTCATCCTCAGCTCGGCTGGGCTGGATTTGTCGCAGTTGAATACCGCAGTGCTTAGCTATGGTCTGGTTTTCTACATCCTCGGCTACTTCTTGTATGCGGTACTGTTTGCGGCTGTCGGCTCCATTGTCAGCCGTACCGAAGAATTGGGGCAGGCGGTCATGCCGATTACCGTGTTGTCACTGGCAGCCTTTTATATCGGTATCTTCAATATCGCCGCACCTGATACGATGTTCGTCAAGGTCGCCGGGTATATTCCATTTTTCTCGCCGACCGTCATGCTGCTGCGGATTGGTCTGGAGCGGGCGAGCCTCCTGGAAATCTGGCTGTCACTTGCCATTCTGGTCGCATCCATCCTGTTTTTCGGCTGGCTAGCCGCCAAGATCTACCGTACTGGCGTCTTAATGTACGGGAAACGTCCTACTTTTAAAGAGTTAAGAAAAGCTATGAGGGCGTATAAGATATAG
- a CDS encoding LysR family transcriptional regulator, which translates to MDIRDMQIFLAVANEGSFTRAAKKLEYVQSSISIRIQKLESELKTELFHRGRQGIRLTSSGEALKSYAEKIIFLTQEAERVISDSSIPRGPLRIGSLETTSAIRLPFILAEYHKSYPEVDLILKTGTTEELIHSVLKYELDGAFVSSPGEYVELETIEVGIEELVLISGGQTTPINRPEQLRHLTIFVFRVGCHYRRILEDWLHLKGIHAKIMEFGTLEGILGCIHAGLGVSLLPFSVIERAMIKYNLQYHQISDELIRIPALFIRRKDTYKTAAISEFIRVSKDRFNDI; encoded by the coding sequence GTGGACATCCGGGACATGCAGATTTTTTTGGCTGTTGCCAATGAGGGGAGCTTTACCAGGGCAGCCAAGAAGTTAGAATACGTTCAATCGAGCATAAGTATAAGAATTCAGAAACTTGAAAGTGAGCTAAAAACAGAGCTATTTCATCGCGGACGTCAGGGAATTCGGCTCACATCATCCGGAGAGGCGCTAAAGTCTTACGCTGAGAAAATTATCTTCCTCACTCAAGAAGCAGAACGCGTTATATCTGATAGTTCAATCCCTCGTGGACCTCTTCGAATCGGATCGCTTGAAACTACAAGTGCGATTCGGCTTCCATTTATTCTCGCTGAATACCATAAGTCTTATCCCGAGGTAGATTTAATACTAAAAACGGGAACGACAGAGGAACTCATCCATTCGGTTTTAAAGTACGAGTTGGACGGAGCTTTTGTGTCCTCACCAGGTGAGTATGTAGAGCTTGAAACAATAGAAGTTGGGATTGAAGAACTCGTACTCATATCAGGAGGGCAAACAACGCCAATCAATCGACCGGAACAACTACGCCATCTGACCATATTTGTTTTTCGCGTTGGATGCCATTACCGTCGAATACTAGAGGATTGGTTGCACTTAAAAGGCATTCATGCAAAAATCATGGAATTCGGAACTTTGGAGGGGATTCTGGGGTGTATTCATGCTGGTCTCGGAGTTTCGCTTTTACCTTTTTCGGTTATCGAAAGAGCCATGATTAAATATAACTTACAATATCACCAAATCTCGGATGAACTCATTAGAATACCAGCTCTATTCATACGCCGCAAAGATACTTATAAAACAGCCGCTATATCCGAATTTATTAGGGTTTCCAAAGATAGATTCAATGATATCTAA
- a CDS encoding YbfB/YjiJ family MFS transporter, with the protein MIAGFVMLIIAMGIGRFSYTSILPLMQSQTHLTATESGYLAGSNNLGYLIAGFGAGFITWGNRRAHHLRIHLILCIISTGLMGITSSFIGWLFLRFIAGISSGLIYVLSSSLVMDALISYKREKWVGFFYGGVGTGIALTGLTTPFLSHFTWRGAWIGFFVVSLILTLPIWSYIHDAKPQPLSTNSASKHSLILPHSIFVWLLVAYGLEGLGYIVSATFLVAMVKQMPNISAFADFSWIVVGLAAVPSPLFWSWWASHASYIKPLITALILQALGVTMPIIMPNIIGVVIGSILFGGTFMGISMLSLAAARMVRQSNSNYAIALMTGFFGIGQIIGPIGAGFILEAAHSYSLALIISASVLALAVIILIFGTVILSKTELNCMSQSK; encoded by the coding sequence ATGATTGCTGGGTTCGTTATGCTAATTATTGCGATGGGCATTGGTCGGTTTTCCTATACTTCCATACTCCCGTTGATGCAGTCACAAACTCATCTTACAGCGACGGAGTCGGGGTATTTGGCTGGTAGTAATAATTTGGGCTACCTTATCGCTGGATTTGGTGCAGGTTTTATTACCTGGGGAAATCGGCGAGCTCACCACCTACGGATTCATTTGATTCTATGTATCATTTCTACAGGGCTTATGGGGATCACTTCATCTTTTATTGGATGGTTGTTTTTGCGTTTCATAGCTGGAATAAGTAGTGGTCTTATTTACGTTTTATCATCAAGTTTAGTAATGGATGCCCTGATTTCTTACAAGCGTGAAAAATGGGTAGGCTTTTTCTATGGCGGAGTTGGTACCGGTATTGCCCTAACAGGGTTAACTACACCTTTTCTTAGCCATTTCACTTGGCGGGGAGCCTGGATAGGTTTTTTTGTCGTCAGTTTGATTCTTACTCTACCCATTTGGTCTTATATCCATGACGCTAAGCCCCAACCTTTATCAACGAATTCTGCATCTAAACATTCATTGATATTGCCTCATTCTATTTTCGTCTGGCTTCTTGTAGCTTATGGACTTGAAGGACTGGGTTATATCGTAAGTGCGACATTTTTAGTAGCAATGGTAAAACAAATGCCCAATATCTCAGCTTTTGCCGATTTTAGCTGGATTGTCGTGGGGCTAGCAGCAGTTCCATCACCCTTATTTTGGTCTTGGTGGGCAAGTCATGCAAGTTATATTAAACCTCTAATTACTGCACTTATTTTGCAAGCACTTGGAGTAACCATGCCTATAATCATGCCTAATATAATAGGTGTAGTAATAGGATCGATCCTTTTTGGAGGAACTTTTATGGGAATATCTATGCTTTCACTTGCTGCAGCTCGCATGGTACGACAGTCCAATAGCAATTATGCTATTGCTCTAATGACTGGATTTTTTGGTATTGGGCAAATAATAGGTCCGATTGGGGCTGGGTTCATTTTGGAAGCAGCACATAGTTACAGTTTGGCACTTATTATTTCAGCTTCGGTGCTTGCTTTAGCAGTTATTATATTGATTTTTGGGACAGTCATATTGAGCAAAACTGAACTAAATTGCATGTCCCAGTCCAAATGA
- a CDS encoding NAD(P)H-dependent flavin oxidoreductase codes for MFETLITRKLNITYPIFQAPMAGGPTTPELVAAVSNAGGLGNLGAGYLTPEQLRITINKIRGLTDRPFGVNLFVFEQPEESEETIAKMSDYLNSYRNELGIPHNPSLPKYSESFEDQIQVVLEERVPVFSFTFGLPSHNVIQSLKHRGTFVIGTATTVDEAIQLELSGIDAIVAQGSEAGGHRGTFLKNASDSLIGLIALVPQIVDHVSIPVIASGGIMDGRGLVASLALGATAVQMGTAFLACTESGAYPTYKQKILSANEDATVITCAYSGKSARGISTEFIRDMQLYPGNIPPYPIQHIMTRDIRQAAAIAKDPEFMSLWAGQGLRLANNQSAATIINETIDQARKLVIKSF; via the coding sequence ATGTTTGAAACACTGATAACACGCAAGCTCAACATTACCTATCCGATCTTTCAGGCACCGATGGCAGGCGGGCCAACGACTCCCGAATTAGTAGCAGCAGTTTCAAACGCAGGTGGACTGGGCAACCTAGGGGCCGGGTATTTAACCCCTGAACAACTTCGTATTACCATCAATAAGATTAGAGGGTTAACCGACCGGCCTTTCGGAGTTAATTTGTTTGTCTTTGAGCAGCCGGAGGAATCAGAAGAAACGATTGCTAAAATGTCTGATTACCTTAACAGCTACCGCAATGAACTTGGTATTCCACATAATCCATCACTTCCAAAATACTCAGAATCGTTTGAAGATCAGATACAGGTAGTGCTAGAAGAGCGCGTCCCTGTTTTTAGTTTCACGTTTGGGTTACCTTCACACAATGTTATTCAAAGCTTGAAGCACCGCGGAACATTTGTAATTGGTACTGCTACAACAGTAGATGAAGCTATACAACTAGAATTATCAGGTATAGATGCAATTGTGGCCCAAGGCAGTGAAGCAGGAGGACACAGAGGAACATTTCTGAAGAACGCATCCGATTCCTTAATCGGACTCATAGCTCTAGTTCCCCAAATTGTTGACCATGTTTCAATTCCCGTGATCGCATCAGGAGGAATCATGGATGGACGCGGGCTCGTAGCGAGCCTAGCTTTAGGAGCAACAGCCGTTCAAATGGGTACAGCTTTCTTGGCCTGCACGGAGAGTGGCGCATATCCAACGTACAAACAAAAGATACTTTCGGCTAACGAGGACGCTACTGTAATTACATGTGCATACTCGGGCAAATCAGCACGTGGCATTAGTACAGAATTTATTCGCGACATGCAATTGTATCCTGGTAATATTCCTCCTTATCCCATTCAGCACATAATGACACGGGATATTAGACAGGCTGCAGCAATAGCGAAAGACCCAGAGTTTATGTCACTCTGGGCTGGACAAGGTTTGAGGTTAGCTAACAACCAATCGGCTGCAACAATTATCAATGAAACAATAGATCAAGCAAGAAAGTTAGTCATAAAGAGTTTTTAA
- a CDS encoding LysR family transcriptional regulator, whose translation MNINYELYKIFYITVKAGSMSNAAKELFTSQSAVSQSIKLLESKLGGQLFHRSAQGVSLTSEGKILFQYVEQSYELLQAAERKFVELKNLDAGELRIAVSTTACSNFLMQYLETYSLSYPNIEIYIKDQSTNTTIKQLESGEIDIGIINLNGKQDSLTVIGKIEIQDCFVVGERFKELCEIEISLTELVANYPINLLQKGLNTRNYIESVLASYQLKVTPKAELSTMELLIEFAKKGLGVSCVIKDFIYKDVDQKELFVVPIKEEIPKRYLSIAIKKNLPLTSAAQKFIELFQSCPI comes from the coding sequence ATGAATATAAATTATGAACTCTATAAAATTTTTTATATCACTGTAAAGGCCGGAAGTATGTCTAACGCAGCAAAAGAACTATTCACATCTCAATCTGCCGTCAGCCAGTCTATTAAATTACTAGAGAGTAAACTGGGAGGCCAGCTGTTCCATAGAAGTGCACAGGGGGTGTCTCTTACTTCGGAGGGAAAGATACTATTCCAATATGTAGAGCAGAGCTACGAATTATTACAGGCAGCTGAGAGAAAGTTTGTGGAGTTAAAGAATCTGGATGCCGGCGAACTAAGAATAGCTGTAAGTACAACAGCATGTAGTAATTTCTTGATGCAATATTTAGAAACGTACTCTTTGTCGTATCCTAATATTGAAATTTATATTAAAGATCAATCTACGAATACCACAATTAAGCAGCTGGAATCAGGCGAAATAGATATAGGAATTATAAATTTAAATGGAAAACAGGATTCGTTGACAGTGATCGGAAAAATTGAGATACAGGATTGTTTTGTCGTGGGTGAAAGGTTTAAAGAACTTTGTGAAATCGAAATTTCTTTAACTGAGTTGGTGGCAAACTATCCGATTAATTTATTGCAGAAAGGGCTTAATACAAGAAATTACATTGAAAGTGTTCTTGCTTCATATCAGTTGAAAGTAACACCGAAAGCAGAGTTAAGCACCATGGAATTGCTGATAGAGTTTGCAAAAAAAGGATTAGGTGTATCTTGTGTCATCAAAGATTTTATTTACAAAGATGTTGATCAAAAGGAGTTGTTTGTCGTACCTATTAAAGAGGAAATTCCAAAAAGATATCTAAGCATTGCCATCAAAAAAAATCTTCCTTTAACCTCTGCAGCCCAAAAGTTTATTGAGTTGTTCCAGAGTTGTCCAATCTAA